The following DNA comes from Acidicapsa ligni.
GGCTTTGCTCGTGTTGAACACATATTCAGCTACCTGTCAGCATCGCGATTGGATCGCGACCTGGACGGCAAGTCCTGAAGCCGCGGACCCCGATCCTGACGATGCGTTGCTCAATCTGAACGACCAGACGGTCAGAGAGCGAGCGCGCGTCTCCGTCGGCGGTCGGCAAGTCCGAATTGTGCTTTCCAATGAATATGGAAGCGCTCCGCTCATGTTGGGCCGTGTCAGTGTTGGCATTGCACGCAACAAAGCTGCAGTAGTCTCCAGATCGCTTCGAGGAGTCACATTCGATGGCAAAGACAAAATCAGTATCGCGGCAGGAGCGACCGCAACGAGTGACCCCGTGGACCTGCGCGTGGAGAGTGACACAGAACTTGTCGTCAGTCTGTACATTCCTGAGCCGGTTATAGGGGTTACCTGGCATTCGCTGGCCATGAAGCAGGCAGCCATCTCGAAGCATGGCGATCACACGCGGGATACGATTGTGGAGACGAACAAAACTTCCGATAGTTCGGTCTTTCTCAAACAGGTATTGGTTCCCAGCCACCCACGACTAAAAGTTATTGTTGCGTTTGGCGACTCGATCGTCGACGGCGATAAAAGCACTCCCGAAGAGGACAATGGCTGGCCGCACGACCTGTTCAAGCGGCTTCTTGCGAGCGGCGACATGCATTACTCGGTAGTCAATGAGGGCATCGCCGGTAACCGGCTTTTGAAAGACGGCCCCTTCGCTAGTCTTGGCGCCTCCGGTCTCTCTCGCTTTCAGCGGGATGCCCTGGATGTGCCGGGCGTTACAGATATCGTGCTCTTGGAAGGTACTAACGACATTGGATTTCCAGAGGCGAAACTACATGACCTCCTTCTAGCCCCCGCTAAGGACGCCCCGACAGCGGAAGACATCATCCGTGCGTACAGGCAGATCATTGCAGAATCACATGCTCGGGGAATCCGGGTGATCGGTTGCACCATCATGCCAACAGAAGGTGCCGCCATTGCCAACTATCATACGGACACCAAGGAGCATACTCGCCAAGCTATCAATGATTGGATTCGGACCAGCAGAGCGTTCGATGCAGTGATCGATTTCGATGCTGTAATGCGCGACCCGGAGCAACCGATCCGCTTGAATCCGCGTTTTGCATCTGACGACCATCTTCATCCAAATGCTATGGGCTATCAAAAGATGGCGGACGCTATCGACCTTTCCCTGTTGAGACGAGGCGGAAGAAGTATCGCGGCGGATAGGTAACGATAATGTATGGTCCGCCGCAGGACTGCAAGGGAAAAGCTGCGAGCGAGAAGACGAGTCTGCGGCAATGTATTCGGCCTTTGGTTGGAGATATCTCTCCTGGCCATGATGAGTTCCGCTGCGTGCCTGTCCTTATAAGTCGGTCGGTCGTTGGAGACCATTCTCGGTACCAGGTTGAAGGCACGCCGTTGTGACTGTTCTTTCGTCGTTGCTGTTCCTGTGCAGACTTCGGTGGGTAAGCTCTAAATCTGTCGGTGTAGCGCCGTTACCGGCCCGTTCAAACTACTGAGACGCTCGGTTGTGGCCTGTAGTCTTGTCCGCTCGATAGAACGGCCCATGCGATGCGTGCCAGCTTGTTCGCCATGGCAACCACGACGACGTTCTTAGGCGCTCTGGCGTCCAATCGATCCAGCCAGGGTCCGATGGGCGCTCGATCTCGCTTGATCCTCAACACCGCAGCTCGTGCGCCATGGATCAGAACCTTGCGCAGATAGACGTTGCCCCGCTTGCTGATGCCGAGCAGCTTCGCCTTGCCTCCGGTGGAATACTGCCGGGGTACGACACCGAGCCATGCAGCGAAATCTCGTCCTTTACGGAAAGCAGTTCCGTTGCCGATAGCCGCCACAATGGCTGTTGCCACGATCGGCCCGATGCCCGGAATCTGACGGATGCGAGTGCAACCCGCGTCTGCATCGGAGATGCGCTCCAACTGCTTGGTAAGTTCCAAGACCTGCAGTTCAACCGTCTTCCACTCACTCCACAGCATGTCGATGAGGTGGCGCATCTGCGGTGTCAGATCTGCTTCTGCGTTCTCGAGGATGTCTGCCATGGCGGCCTTGAGCTTCGCTGGCGTCTGGGCAAACACCATCCCGCGTTCGAGCAGGAAGGCCCTCAACTGGTTGATGACGGCCGTGCGTCGCGAGATCAGCCGGTCGCGCACGCGGTGGATCGCCTGAAGGTCTAGCTGGTCGTCCGTCTTGATCGGAACGAACCGCATGTTCTTGCGTTCGACGGCTTCAGCGATGGCCTCGGCGTCCACGAAGTCGTTCTTGTTGGACTTCACGAAGGGCTTCACAAACTGCGCAGGAATCAGGCGCACATCGTGGCCTTGCTTCCGCAAGGCCCTCCCGAGAAAGTGCGCTCCGGAACAAGCTTCCAGACCGATCAGAGAAGTCTGCATGTTCGCCGTGTATGTCAGCAACTGGCGTTGTGTGAACTTCTTCTTCACAAGCACCTTGCCCGCTGCGCCGAGCGCCACAAGGTGAAAGGTAGTCTTGCCCAGGTCGATGCCAACGGAATGTATCTGCATAGCGATGATCCTCCTTGTCAGAAGCTGCTTCTACGATCCTCCTGCTCACGCAGGAGAATCAAGCGGCGGACCATCTCATTGGTCGGCTTGTCGGTGGTGGGCTCTAACTGACGACCAGTGCGTTTGTTGGCGCTTTGATTACGACTTTGATCTGATGTTGGCGATCTGATCTTGATATCTATGAATGGGATTTTGAGGCATATGGGCGGTTCGGCTGATTCGATGTTGGATGGCCAGGTCTTCGCGAGGAAGACCTGGCCATTATTTTGGTGTGAGGCGCGTTCTTGCGGGTCTGGACTGGAAGGTCAGGGTTGGAGAGTCAGGGTTAGGTTGTGGCTGATGTTTCCGCTGGTGGCTGTGACGGTGAAGACTACTGCGGGTTTGCTGCTTGAGCATCCCAGGAGTGCCGATGTTGCTAGTGCTACGACTATAAGAATTGCTGCAATTCGTACGCGGTAGTTCTTTAGCTTTTTGCGGAAGCCGAGGAAGAACGCCATGCAGCAGGCGAGTACTGGCAGTGTGGTCGTTCCGCTAAACGGTTTCCGATTGAGGGCCGCAGGCGTGGGCTGGCTGAGCGTCATCGTGGTGCTGACTGTGCCTCCATTCGGAGTCACGGTGGATGGCGTGAAGACCGGAGTTCCATACGAGGGGTCGAGACCGGTCACCTTGAACGTGATCGGCTGATGGAAGCCGATGCTTGCAGTCAGTGGTGCGACATCGATTGCCCATGTCGGGTTGGAGCCGCCCTGTGATGGGGATGCTGAGGAGAGGACGAAGTCCGAAGGATTGGTGCCGCCGCTGAGCGTTACGTTCTCAGTGCCCGTGTTGAGAACGATCTGGAGGTTGGCACTGAATTCGTTCCCTGTTGCAAGAGGCTTGAAGTAGACGGAGATCTGGCAGTTGCCATTTTTGTTCAGGTTTGCGGGGCAGTTGTTGGTCTGGGTGAAGGCTGTAGGGTTTGTGCCGTTGATGCTGATGCCAGCGATAGCAAACGGCGAGTCACCCTGATTGGTCACGTTGACGATCTGGGCCGCACTGGTTACACCGTTCGCCGTGGCGGGGAATTGAAGCGACGTTGGACTGACGACAGGGGTTGGCGGCGAAAGGGTGTTCGCGGTGAGGGCTGTCGCTAGGTAGTGTAGCTGCGTGTCGCCGGAGTAGGTCCAGCTAAGTTGGAACTGTGCGTTGTAGGTGGTATCTGGCGTAGAGATTCCGGTGGGATCGAAGACGATGTCGATGATGCAACTGGTGTTGGGAGCCAGAGTGATGTTGGCGTGGCCATCTGTCGAGATGGGGCAGAAGAAGGGTTGTCCTACCTGCTGGTTGAAGAAGCTGCTGCCCGCTCCGGCGATGATGCGCTGTGTTCCCAGAACTTCAATGGTCTGTGAAGTCTGGTTCGCGAAGGTGAGCTGCTGCTCAGGGGACGAGCTGGAGCCCTGACCCAGGACGACATTCTGGAAGTTCACGGCAGACGGGGAGAGACGAACATCGTCGGCAGTCGGCGGCTGGATACCTGTTCCGGTCAACGCTACCGAGGGGTTTGACGATCCATCTGTGACGGTAAAGGTGCCCTGCACCGTGCCGACGGCGAAGGGGATGAAGCTCAAGGTGTAGGTGCAGGAGGATCCGGCAGCAACTGGCTGTGTGATGCAGGTTGTTGTGACGATATGGAAGACCTGTCCGGTGATGGTGGCTGCCGAAAACGTGACCGCCCCCGGACCGTTGTTGGTAAAGGTGACGACCTGCTGAGCGGTGGTGCTGTCGTAGACATTGCCGAAGTTCACGGTAGCAGGCAACAGCGTCTCCGAACCCTTGGCTTGTGCGCCGGTGGCTGTGAGCTGCACGATCTGCGTTCCAAGGCTATCGGTTACAGTCAATGTGCCTGTGTAGGGGCTCTCGGCTGTAGGAGACGCGGTGATGCCGAACTGGCACGTTGCACCGGCGGCGATGGAGGCTCCGCAACCATTGCTGGTCAACGAAAATCCTGTGCCGGTTACGACTGCGCTGGTGATGGGGAGCGCTGCACTGGAGGAGTTTGTAAGCGTGACAGACTGTGTCACGCTTGTTCCGTCCGTGACGGAGCCGAAGGCGAGCGTGGTGGGAGAAAGCGTTGCCGCTGCTGCGTTGGCGGTTCCGGTGAGCGTAATTGTGAGCCGGGTCGCCGGGTTGTCGAGGTCGCCGGTGGTGTAGGTCGAAGTCAGTGTTCCGGACGTTTGTGGCTTGAAGGTGAAGGTCACCGTGCAACTGGCTTGCGGAGACAGAATGCCGTTGCAGTTATCGCTCTGGGTGAAGTCCTTGCTGTCGGTAAGTGTGCTCTGGATCAGGTAGATGGACTGGGTAGTTCCGTTGAGGAGCGTTGCGGTCATCGCGGCGCTGGTTGATCCGACGCTGGTCGCCGGGAAGGTGATGGTGGTCGGTGTCAGGGTGAGGGAGCTGGACTGAATAGCGGCGATGAAGCCGTCTGTAGCTCCGCCGCCACTAGCCGGCTGATAAGCGTTGGCGATCGGAACGTCCGTTGCATTGGTCTCGCCTACGATCAGGATCTGGCCGGTGTCGGCGAGATACACGCGCTGCGGCAGCGTGGTGCCGGTGGTTGTGCCCAGGTAAGACGAGATCAGCAACGAGTTGTCGAAGGACTGGGTGGTGTCGATCAGGCCAAACACAGCGTCGTAATTATTCGCTCCAATCGGCATGGTCTGCAGGTTGTTCTGAACGGGAAAGCCCGATCCGGCGACGCCGGTAAAGGCCAGCTGGCCTTTTGTCGAGACTGCAATCTCGGCGCTCACCGGCAGGAAGGTGGAATAGAGCAGGGTCGTGCCATCCGGGCTGAGCTTGCTGGCGTAACCGGCGTAATAGCCGTCGATGGCGAGAGAGTAACCGTTCAAGGTGGGGAAATCGCCCTGATTGGTATAGCCCGAGACATAGATGTTATCGGAAGGATCGATCACGATGTCACGAGGCGTAACTACGGTGTCGGAAGCACCGTTGGTTCCTCCGAGGTACGTGGCATAGGGGATTGAGGCGCCTGTGGGATCAATCTCCATCAGGAAGCTGGCAACGCAGGGGGTAGACCTGCATTGAGGCTCCAGTGCGTTGGCGGTTGCGACCGGAAACGTGTTGTCACTGGTTTGGCCGTAGAGCCAGACATCCCCCTTGGAATCGAGTGCCAGGGATGCAAGCTGGGCGACTTTCGTGCCGTCGACGCTGTCGCCTACGCAGGTCGCATAGACAACAGAATCCGTTCCGGTTTTGGTGGTGTCGAGCTTGGCGAGAAAGTCCTGACCGAGCATGAAGAGAGGGTTTTTCTGCCAGATGAAATTTAAATCCGCAACGTCGGATTGCCCGATCAGATAGACGATACCGTTGTTCGCGGTGACCATGACGGGCGGAGCGAAGCTCGCAGACGGGCTACCGTAGCCGATGAACGTGGAGTAGAGGATCGTGGAACCGTCCGCGGAGAGCTTGGTCAGCGTACCGGAGGGTTTGCCTCCTACGACAGGTGTGCCACCGGGATAGCCGTTGACGATGGGGAAGTTGGTGCTATGCGTGGCGCCTGCCACGTAGACGCTGCCGTCCGTATCCAGTGCAAGGTTGTAGGCCTGGTCGTTGTCGCTGCCGCCGAGGTATGTCGCGAAGAGCAGCGTCTGGAAGGTGCTGTCGAGTTTGGCGATGTACATGTCCGGTTGGGTGAAAGCGCCTGCGTCTGCATTGGCCGGGCCGCACTCTCCGACGCAGGCTCCGGTGGTCGCGCCGACCGTCTTCAAGTCTGTCGAATCCGTGGTCAGCAGCAGGTAAAGGCTGCCGTCGCTGCCCACTTTGAGATCGACGATCGAGTCGTTAAACTTGCCGCCGAAGTAGCTGCCGTAGACAATCACGGGGTCGATGACGACTGCCTGCCGATGATCGTAGACACCGAGGGCAAAGCCGTAGCCGCCGTCGGCCAGGGGACGATAGCGGACGGGGATGGGTGTTTTCGCCCCATTCGCCGCCTGCTGGTAGGCCACGGGCTTCAGCAGGCGCAGCGCCTCGTTTGGTGTGCCGGTGCTTGCCGTCTGGCGCAGGATCAGGTCGCCGGTGCTGTCGTCGTTTACGGTCGCCGCGCCTTGAAAGCGCATTCGGATCAGGGATGGATCGGCGTTGGGTGCTAACTGGTAATCGTGCTCCAGTTGATTGCCGTTACCGTAGTAGACGAGATCGATACCGGGGTAAACGGCCGGTACGCGAACGCGGCTGAACTGGCTGACGCCGGTCCGCCACAGTGCAGGATCGTTGCCCAGGAGGTAATTGCTGCGGCCGGGGAGGGTCTCTTCGCCCGTGGGCTTCGCTGCTGTACGGGCACCATCGAGCACCATGGAAATGGCCG
Coding sequences within:
- a CDS encoding SGNH/GDSL hydrolase family protein, which codes for MTLARAAAAALLVLNTYSATCQHRDWIATWTASPEAADPDPDDALLNLNDQTVRERARVSVGGRQVRIVLSNEYGSAPLMLGRVSVGIARNKAAVVSRSLRGVTFDGKDKISIAAGATATSDPVDLRVESDTELVVSLYIPEPVIGVTWHSLAMKQAAISKHGDHTRDTIVETNKTSDSSVFLKQVLVPSHPRLKVIVAFGDSIVDGDKSTPEEDNGWPHDLFKRLLASGDMHYSVVNEGIAGNRLLKDGPFASLGASGLSRFQRDALDVPGVTDIVLLEGTNDIGFPEAKLHDLLLAPAKDAPTAEDIIRAYRQIIAESHARGIRVIGCTIMPTEGAAIANYHTDTKEHTRQAINDWIRTSRAFDAVIDFDAVMRDPEQPIRLNPRFASDDHLHPNAMGYQKMADAIDLSLLRRGGRSIAADR
- a CDS encoding IS110 family RNA-guided transposase; the protein is MQIHSVGIDLGKTTFHLVALGAAGKVLVKKKFTQRQLLTYTANMQTSLIGLEACSGAHFLGRALRKQGHDVRLIPAQFVKPFVKSNKNDFVDAEAIAEAVERKNMRFVPIKTDDQLDLQAIHRVRDRLISRRTAVINQLRAFLLERGMVFAQTPAKLKAAMADILENAEADLTPQMRHLIDMLWSEWKTVELQVLELTKQLERISDADAGCTRIRQIPGIGPIVATAIVAAIGNGTAFRKGRDFAAWLGVVPRQYSTGGKAKLLGISKRGNVYLRKVLIHGARAAVLRIKRDRAPIGPWLDRLDARAPKNVVVVAMANKLARIAWAVLSSGQDYRPQPSVSVV
- a CDS encoding choice-of-anchor D domain-containing protein; the protein is MSLDLRLRQSPRVSMTASILVLLTLLSIGVAKAATLPQTATHRAVQAQAQATTQAQPKSRSQSAAVPSHDQIRQTLLRQPLYFEPAADGAMTRRSPAGTMRLDAAGKAQFSAPGKTAISMVLDGARTAAKPTGEETLPGRSNYLLGNDPALWRTGVSQFSRVRVPAVYPGIDLVYYGNGNQLEHDYQLAPNADPSLIRMRFQGAATVNDDSTGDLILRQTASTGTPNEALRLLKPVAYQQAANGAKTPIPVRYRPLADGGYGFALGVYDHRQAVVIDPVIVYGSYFGGKFNDSIVDLKVGSDGSLYLLLTTDSTDLKTVGATTGACVGECGPANADAGAFTQPDMYIAKLDSTFQTLLFATYLGGSDNDQAYNLALDTDGSVYVAGATHSTNFPIVNGYPGGTPVVGGKPSGTLTKLSADGSTILYSTFIGYGSPSASFAPPVMVTANNGIVYLIGQSDVADLNFIWQKNPLFMLGQDFLAKLDTTKTGTDSVVYATCVGDSVDGTKVAQLASLALDSKGDVWLYGQTSDNTFPVATANALEPQCRSTPCVASFLMEIDPTGASIPYATYLGGTNGASDTVVTPRDIVIDPSDNIYVSGYTNQGDFPTLNGYSLAIDGYYAGYASKLSPDGTTLLYSTFLPVSAEIAVSTKGQLAFTGVAGSGFPVQNNLQTMPIGANNYDAVFGLIDTTQSFDNSLLISSYLGTTTGTTLPQRVYLADTGQILIVGETNATDVPIANAYQPASGGGATDGFIAAIQSSSLTLTPTTITFPATSVGSTSAAMTATLLNGTTQSIYLIQSTLTDSKDFTQSDNCNGILSPQASCTVTFTFKPQTSGTLTSTYTTGDLDNPATRLTITLTGTANAAAATLSPTTLAFGSVTDGTSVTQSVTLTNSSSAALPITSAVVTGTGFSLTSNGCGASIAAGATCQFGITASPTAESPYTGTLTVTDSLGTQIVQLTATGAQAKGSETLLPATVNFGNVYDSTTAQQVVTFTNNGPGAVTFSAATITGQVFHIVTTTCITQPVAAGSSCTYTLSFIPFAVGTVQGTFTVTDGSSNPSVALTGTGIQPPTADDVRLSPSAVNFQNVVLGQGSSSSPEQQLTFANQTSQTIEVLGTQRIIAGAGSSFFNQQVGQPFFCPISTDGHANITLAPNTSCIIDIVFDPTGISTPDTTYNAQFQLSWTYSGDTQLHYLATALTANTLSPPTPVVSPTSLQFPATANGVTSAAQIVNVTNQGDSPFAIAGISINGTNPTAFTQTNNCPANLNKNGNCQISVYFKPLATGNEFSANLQIVLNTGTENVTLSGGTNPSDFVLSSASPSQGGSNPTWAIDVAPLTASIGFHQPITFKVTGLDPSYGTPVFTPSTVTPNGGTVSTTMTLSQPTPAALNRKPFSGTTTLPVLACCMAFFLGFRKKLKNYRVRIAAILIVVALATSALLGCSSSKPAVVFTVTATSGNISHNLTLTLQP